ATTCTAATTTCTTCGATCAACTGAAGAACTTGAATCTTTAATGATTCCGGATCTAGTGTCGTTTCATCGACGGCAACTTCTTTAGAAGGCAAATAAACAAAATGCTCGTTACCTCCACCGTTCATTACTTTTTTATAAGCAATATGAACAATTTTAAATAATTCACTCGAGCCAGATTTATCTGGATGGATTTTAAGCGATAACAATTTGAATTGTTTTCTGATCGCTTTATTTGACCAAGAGTCATTTGTCCCTAAAATATCATGGTTATTCATTTTAATGAGGCACTTATTAGCTAGGTATTGGGATTAATGATTCAATATGACGTTTATTATTTTTGTCATTATTAAACCATCATTTCACATCTTAATTGAGATCCATTTTTACTGAACTGATTGTGACACTCAGAAACGCTAAAATCAAAAAAATAACCATAAAACAAATAGATATCTTAAAAAATAAATGAAAAACATCATTTTATAATATAATTACTTCTTTATGATTAGAAAAATAATGAAATATCTAAGATAAAGAAGTGCAATAAAAAGCATTGAAAAAAATGTGCAAATTTTAGAAATCGCAAAGAATCGTAGAAAGTAAGTTTTAAAGGGAATCACATAAAATAAATAACAACTTAAGTTCTATATAACACTTTGACTACATGCCAACCATGCTTTGTTTTTACGAGGTGTGGGGTGATTAATTCAGCAGTAAAACAGACTTTATCAAAAGCAGGTACCATTTGACCTTTTTTGAATTCGCCTAAATCACCCCCTTTTTTGCCTGACGGGCAAGTAGAATACTTTTTTGCTAACGTTTGAAATTTAGCGCCCTTCTTTAACTGAGCAATTATATCTTCTGCTTTATCTTGATGCTTTACTAGAATGTGAAGTGCTGATGCAGTTTTTGCCATGATTTAAATCTCTTTTCGGAAATATTACTAGGCACAATTATACCTGCATTTTCCCTAATAACTATTATTCAGTGATAATTATCATTAGCTATGATCTATCAACAGTACTTAAATAATATGGAAAATGTTCACTAAAAATAAATTTATAAAGAGTCTAATTAACGTGGCTTAGAGTTAATAACATTTTTGATAAAGTAATATGCGATATAACCTATGATACCAGTTGTACTTACAATAACAGCGACACCTGCTGCGACTACTGGATCATTTATTAACATAGAGAAAAATTCCATTCTTAGCTCCTTAATGACATTGCTGTGACTAATAAAGTTTACCTAGTAACTACAATGTATTTAAAGAGCACTCACAACTTTGATTTGAATCAGGATAATGTCGGATTAAAGCATTAGGAGTAAATAGAAGTAGTAATGTGTGATCGATTCCAGAATTTTAATTTTAAAGATTCTTTAGTACTTTTATGTATCAATAATCGAATAATTCTGAGTAAACGATTGTTTAGTGTCAGTAACTAAAATGACAATAGCGATTAAACAAGCGAAGCTAGACATTAAAAAAGGCCAATGCAGAGAGAAATAATGAGCAATAAAACTTGCCATTAATCCAGCTAAAACGCCAGCCCATTTCCCCCACGCATCAAACCGTCCGAAAAATAATCCTGCTTGATGTTGTTGTAATTGTTGGGTGAGTAATAAATGTAAACCGCTATAACAAAGCAACATACCTAATCCAAATAACAGACGGTAATAGATAAGACTATCCATATTCTGTAAACTAAATTGTCCCATACAAGCTATCCCTAATAGAGAAAAGCCGAATAAACTTTGCTTTTGTGCCGATAAAGTTAATTTCCCGATAAAAAAGACAAATAATAAATACACAAGATGAGGCAAACTATAATAAAACCCAATTATGCTATCACTAATTTTTCCTAATGTTTGTACATAAGGTAAGAAATAGGGAAAAGTGACCACCATTGAAAAACAAAATAGAAACTGTAAAAAAAGTAATTGAGTAACAGTATTTTTTTGGTTTTTCTGATTGTTTAAGTGAACAATTGTTCTACTTTTTAAATCGTCTCTTTGCAAAAACAGGCTCACTAACAATGCACTCAAAGGCAGTAAGGATAAATAACGATAAAT
Above is a genomic segment from Psychromonas sp. L1A2 containing:
- the ppiC gene encoding peptidylprolyl isomerase PpiC yields the protein MAKTASALHILVKHQDKAEDIIAQLKKGAKFQTLAKKYSTCPSGKKGGDLGEFKKGQMVPAFDKVCFTAELITPHLVKTKHGWHVVKVLYRT
- a CDS encoding MFS transporter is translated as MRIVYIVLFCHFLTAFTALGMPLFMPRMLDSLVEGESQYLIGVMFIVPPLCAALTAPWWGRFADKYGKKKSLLRAQGGLTIGFLLSGFADNLWLFCFGLIVQGISGGTLAASNAYLSSQYKGLALAKSLNLTQFSARLALVTGPILLGLFTQIAEPLNIYRYLSLLPLSALLVSLFLQRDDLKSRTIVHLNNQKNQKNTVTQLLFLQFLFCFSMVVTFPYFLPYVQTLGKISDSIIGFYYSLPHLVYLLFVFFIGKLTLSAQKQSLFGFSLLGIACMGQFSLQNMDSLIYYRLLFGLGMLLCYSGLHLLLTQQLQQHQAGLFFGRFDAWGKWAGVLAGLMASFIAHYFSLHWPFLMSSFACLIAIVILVTDTKQSFTQNYSIIDT